Proteins from one Juglans microcarpa x Juglans regia isolate MS1-56 chromosome 1S, Jm3101_v1.0, whole genome shotgun sequence genomic window:
- the LOC121247748 gene encoding ras-related protein Rab7 has protein sequence MASRRRMLLKVIILGDSGVGKTSLMNQYVNRKFSNQYKATIGADFLTKEVQFEDRLFTLQIWDTAGQERFQSLGVAFYRGADCCVLVYDVNVMKSFDNLNNWREEFLIQASPSDPENFPFVVLGNKIDVDGGNSRVVSEKKAKAWCASKGNIPYFETSAKEGFNVEAAFECIAKNALKNEPEEEIYLPDTIDVAGGGRQQRSTGCEC, from the exons ATGGCTTCTCGTCGGCGCATGCTTTTAAAGGTCATTATCCTCGGCGACAGCGG GGTCGGGAAGACGTCGCTGATGAATCA GTATGTGAATCGTAAGTTTAGTAATCAATACAAGGCAACCATAGGAGCGGATTTTCTGACCAAGGAAGTTCAGTTTGAAGATAGGTTGTTCACATTACAG ATTTGGGACACTGCTGGGCAAGAAAGGTTTCAAAGTCTTGGTGTGGCTTTCTACCGTGGTGCAGATTGCTGTGTTCTTGTGTATGATGTGAATGTAATGAAATCATTTGATAATCTTAACAACTGGCGGGAAGAGTTTCTGATTCAG GCCAGTCCCTCTGACCCTGAAAATTTCCCATTTGTTGTGCTGGGGAACAAGATAGATGTTGATGGTGGGAATAGTCGGGTG gttTCTGAGAAGAAAGCCAAAGCATGGTGTGCTTCCAAAGGAAACATACCTTACTTTGAGACTTCTGCAAAAGAAGGATTCAATGTCGAAGCTGCTTTCGAGTGTATTGCCAAAAATGCACTGAAGAATGAGCCTGAAGAAGAAAT ATACCTGCCTGACACCATTGATGTTGCGGGTGGAGGGCGGCAGCAAAGATCAACAGGTTGTGAGTGTTAA